The Pseudodesulfovibrio sp. S3 genome window below encodes:
- a CDS encoding ABC transporter substrate-binding protein, with product MNAMRLNPICTILLILLLGFAAPGYCLDEIRIQPGSSEEDLRHTYPIALLMKALEATAESDGPFRITPGQVRMSRDRALEEIASGKHINLYIAATRNTWEERTIPIRIPIMKRLLSYRLLLINCRDMDRFAKIDSLQALKQLKGGTGLQWTITEVHRRHGFTLVTGNDYEGLFSMLDSGRFDYFSRGINEIFTEYETRKERFPDMCIEPTLALYSPSPSYFFVSPAYPKLADRIRRGMEIISANGELDALFQKHFGADIARAKLKERTVFRIDNPLLSKETPLDRPELWFTP from the coding sequence GTGAACGCAATGCGCCTGAACCCCATTTGCACCATCCTGCTCATCCTGCTGCTCGGATTTGCAGCTCCGGGATACTGCCTGGATGAAATACGGATCCAGCCGGGTTCATCCGAAGAGGATTTAAGGCATACATACCCCATTGCGCTTTTGATGAAAGCGCTCGAAGCCACTGCGGAGTCTGATGGACCATTCAGGATAACCCCCGGCCAGGTGAGGATGTCGCGGGACCGTGCCCTGGAAGAGATCGCCTCGGGGAAGCACATTAATCTGTACATCGCAGCCACCCGGAATACTTGGGAGGAACGCACCATCCCGATCCGCATCCCGATCATGAAGAGGTTGCTGAGCTACCGCCTGCTCCTGATCAACTGCCGGGACATGGACAGGTTCGCCAAGATCGACTCTCTCCAAGCCCTGAAACAGCTCAAAGGCGGGACCGGCTTGCAATGGACCATAACCGAGGTGCACAGGCGCCACGGTTTCACCCTGGTCACCGGCAACGACTACGAAGGGCTATTCTCCATGCTCGATTCAGGACGCTTCGATTACTTCTCACGCGGAATCAACGAGATATTCACCGAATACGAGACCCGGAAGGAACGCTTCCCCGACATGTGCATCGAGCCGACCCTGGCCCTCTACAGCCCCTCTCCAAGCTATTTCTTCGTATCCCCCGCCTACCCGAAACTGGCTGACCGCATACGGCGGGGCATGGAAATCATCAGTGCCAACGGCGAACTGGATGCCCTCTTTCAGAAGCATTTCGGCGCGGACATCGCCAGGGCAAAACTCAAGGAGCGGACTGTCTTCCGGATAGACAACCCGCTCCTTTCCAAGGAAACGCCTCTGGACCGCCCAGAACTGTGGTTCACTCCCTGA
- a CDS encoding HD domain-containing protein, protein MSVIIRKSLLELIFSGAFMKRWNDKLRPMELVEVDKQGHKMIVAWLLFLLNSRDMDVARKRSLGESIIEGGLFDYLYRLVITDIKPPVFYRIKENPEDYKTLSKWVLKQLTPRIMPLGEDFTRRMGEYLMHPEDKGLARRILSAAHLYASYSEFKLLKSINQMDHELIEIEDSFKDRLNGMRELNGVADLLDEDGSVLGRFARMCGRLRFQKRWSQTPRVPETSVLGHMFIVASYSWFFSMEVGACRARSQNNFFSGLFHDLPELLTRDIISPVKGASQEISDLIHEYEIVELNRVVLTPLKEGGFSEIADRLEYLLGLEVGSEFKATVVLDGKIHEATDAQLAGIYNQDTLDPKDGPLLKVSDSIAAYIEAHTALKNGISSGQLHHALYRIQQTYNEKPVIAGVQVSALLADFD, encoded by the coding sequence ATGTCCGTCATTATCAGAAAGAGCTTGCTTGAACTTATTTTTTCCGGCGCATTCATGAAGCGTTGGAACGACAAGCTCCGCCCCATGGAGCTGGTCGAGGTGGACAAGCAGGGGCACAAGATGATCGTGGCCTGGCTGCTCTTCCTGCTCAACTCCCGCGACATGGACGTGGCCCGGAAGCGCTCCCTGGGCGAATCCATCATTGAGGGCGGGCTGTTCGACTACCTCTACCGGCTGGTCATCACGGACATCAAGCCCCCGGTCTTCTACCGCATCAAGGAAAACCCAGAGGATTACAAGACCCTGTCAAAATGGGTGCTCAAGCAGCTCACCCCCCGCATCATGCCGCTGGGCGAGGACTTCACCAGACGCATGGGCGAATACCTCATGCACCCCGAGGACAAGGGATTGGCCCGGCGCATCCTGTCCGCCGCCCACCTTTACGCCAGCTACTCCGAATTCAAGCTGCTCAAGTCCATCAACCAGATGGACCACGAGCTTATCGAGATCGAAGACAGTTTCAAGGACAGGCTCAATGGAATGCGCGAGCTGAACGGCGTGGCCGACCTGCTCGACGAAGACGGCTCTGTGCTCGGCCGGTTCGCCCGCATGTGCGGTCGCCTGCGCTTTCAGAAAAGATGGTCCCAGACCCCGCGCGTACCCGAGACCTCGGTGCTCGGACACATGTTCATAGTGGCCTCATACTCCTGGTTCTTTTCCATGGAAGTGGGAGCGTGCCGCGCCCGCAGCCAGAACAACTTCTTCTCCGGCCTGTTCCACGACCTGCCGGAACTGCTCACCAGGGACATCATCTCCCCGGTCAAGGGCGCATCCCAGGAGATCAGCGACCTGATCCACGAGTACGAAATAGTGGAACTGAACCGGGTGGTGCTCACACCGCTCAAGGAAGGCGGATTCAGTGAAATAGCGGACCGCCTGGAATACCTGCTCGGCCTGGAGGTGGGCAGCGAATTCAAGGCCACCGTGGTCCTGGACGGAAAAATCCACGAGGCCACGGACGCCCAGCTCGCCGGGATATACAATCAGGACACCCTTGACCCCAAGGACGGCCCCCTGCTCAAGGTCTCGGACTCCATCGCCGCCTATATCGAGGCTCACACCGCCCTCAAGAACGGCATTTCCTCGGGCCAGCTCCACCACGCCCTGTACCGCATCCAGCAGACTTACAACGAAAAGCCGGTCATTGCCGGGGTGCAGGTCAGCGCGCTGCTGGCCGACTTCGATTAG
- the cbiM gene encoding cobalt transporter CbiM: MHISEGVLSWPVLLGGASLTVAGTAMGLKKIDYDQIMSVAILSAAFFIASLIHVPIGPANGHLILNGLLGVVLGWAAFPCILVGLTLQAVLFQYGGLTVLGLNCFNMAAPAVVCFYVFRPMLSRHNGGRFVAAFSCGFLAMLLSAALTATSLALSGEAFREAAKVLFYAHLPIMVVEGLITAFAYSFLAKVKPEVLAA, from the coding sequence ATGCACATTTCCGAAGGGGTTCTTTCATGGCCGGTGCTTTTGGGCGGAGCCTCGTTGACGGTCGCCGGTACGGCCATGGGATTGAAGAAGATCGATTATGACCAGATCATGTCCGTGGCCATCCTGTCGGCTGCGTTTTTCATTGCCTCGCTCATCCATGTACCCATCGGCCCGGCCAACGGCCATCTCATCCTGAACGGCCTGCTCGGCGTGGTCCTGGGCTGGGCGGCCTTCCCGTGCATTCTCGTGGGATTGACGTTGCAGGCCGTGCTCTTCCAGTACGGTGGCCTGACCGTGCTCGGGTTGAACTGTTTCAATATGGCTGCGCCCGCCGTGGTCTGTTTCTATGTGTTCCGGCCTATGCTCTCCAGGCATAACGGCGGTCGGTTCGTGGCCGCATTCAGTTGTGGATTTCTGGCCATGCTGTTGAGCGCGGCCCTGACCGCAACGTCGCTGGCCCTGTCCGGGGAAGCCTTTCGCGAAGCCGCCAAGGTGTTGTTTTATGCCCATCTGCCCATCATGGTCGTGGAAGGCCTTATCACGGCGTTTGCCTATTCATTTCTTGCCAAAGTCAAACCGGAGGTCCTTGCCGCATGA
- a CDS encoding Rrf2 family transcriptional regulator: MKLTTRSRYGTRMMLDIALHCQDGPVRIQDIASRQGVSAKYLEKLIRKLKDGGFIKSKRGPRGGHSLALPANDITIGSVVRALEGDDSLVECRSEGKGCDRMDVCLTRGLWQDAAEAMYARLNVVTLADLISDAVQCDRTPFAAPKSG, translated from the coding sequence ATGAAACTGACCACACGGAGTCGCTACGGAACACGGATGATGCTCGACATTGCGCTGCATTGTCAGGACGGACCGGTCCGCATTCAGGACATCGCCTCCCGCCAGGGGGTTTCCGCAAAGTATCTGGAAAAGCTCATCCGCAAGCTCAAGGACGGCGGCTTCATCAAGTCCAAGCGCGGTCCGCGTGGCGGGCATAGCCTGGCCCTTCCGGCAAATGACATTACCATCGGTTCGGTGGTCCGCGCGCTGGAGGGCGACGATTCCCTGGTGGAATGCCGATCCGAGGGCAAGGGATGCGACCGGATGGACGTCTGTCTGACCCGGGGGCTGTGGCAGGATGCTGCCGAGGCCATGTACGCCCGGCTTAATGTCGTTACTCTTGCCGACCTGATTTCCGACGCCGTGCAATGCGACCGGACGCCGTTCGCGGCCCCGAAGTCCGGGTAG
- a CDS encoding hemolysin III family protein, with product MTMSLRDPVSGLTHCIAAVLAVFGTVMLILRSVGPAMPWHIVAFSIFGGGMILLFTASTLYHWLPVSEEWIRILRRVDHSMIFFYIAATYTPICLISLRGPWGWSLFGVVWGLALSGIVMKVFWMTAPRWLSTGIYLAMGWLVMIGIYPLYLALPGAALSWLVAGGLAYTVGAVVYALKWPDPFPHRLGFHEIFHLFVIGGSACHFVVMYCYV from the coding sequence GTGACCATGTCCCTTCGTGATCCCGTCAGCGGACTGACCCATTGCATCGCCGCAGTCCTGGCCGTGTTCGGCACCGTGATGCTCATCCTTCGTTCGGTCGGCCCGGCCATGCCGTGGCATATCGTGGCCTTCTCCATCTTTGGCGGGGGCATGATCCTGCTGTTCACGGCGAGTACCCTTTACCACTGGCTGCCGGTCTCCGAGGAGTGGATACGCATTCTGCGCCGGGTGGATCACTCCATGATTTTCTTCTATATTGCGGCCACCTATACGCCCATCTGCCTGATCTCGCTGCGCGGGCCTTGGGGCTGGTCGCTCTTCGGCGTTGTCTGGGGACTGGCCCTGTCGGGCATCGTCATGAAGGTCTTTTGGATGACGGCCCCCCGCTGGCTCTCCACGGGCATCTACCTGGCCATGGGCTGGCTGGTGATGATCGGCATTTATCCACTCTACCTGGCCCTTCCCGGAGCCGCCCTGTCCTGGCTTGTCGCAGGCGGTTTGGCCTATACTGTCGGGGCGGTGGTCTACGCCCTGAAGTGGCCCGATCCCTTTCCCCATCGCCTGGGCTTCCACGAGATTTTCCACCTCTTCGTCATTGGCGGCAGCGCCTGCCACTTCGTGGTCATGTACTGCTACGTCTGA
- a CDS encoding YeeE/YedE thiosulfate transporter family protein — protein sequence MTLMFGLFTGVLFGVLLQRARVLRFDKQIGALLLRDMTIVKFMFSAIVVAAILLHLFVDLGMTSFSIKATSIGAQALGGLLFGVGWAMLGYCPGTAWGAFGEGRYDGLWGILGGWCGAALYAEAYPALKSSVLSWGSYGKLTWASLLGVNHWIPVFVLVAGAVLLFRFLERKGL from the coding sequence ATGACTCTCATGTTCGGACTCTTTACCGGCGTTCTTTTCGGCGTGTTGCTGCAACGCGCCCGCGTGCTCCGTTTCGACAAACAGATCGGCGCACTCCTGCTCCGGGACATGACCATCGTCAAGTTCATGTTCTCGGCCATTGTCGTCGCTGCAATCCTGCTGCATCTTTTTGTTGATCTCGGCATGACCTCCTTCTCGATCAAGGCCACCTCCATCGGCGCTCAGGCGCTGGGGGGATTGCTCTTCGGGGTCGGCTGGGCCATGCTCGGGTATTGCCCCGGCACTGCCTGGGGGGCTTTTGGCGAGGGGCGCTACGATGGGTTGTGGGGCATCCTCGGAGGCTGGTGCGGTGCAGCCCTGTACGCCGAGGCCTATCCCGCCCTGAAATCGTCCGTATTGTCCTGGGGCAGTTACGGCAAGCTGACCTGGGCGTCGCTGCTGGGCGTCAACCACTGGATTCCGGTGTTCGTGCTGGTTGCGGGAGCGGTGTTGCTCTTTCGATTCCTTGAGCGAAAGGGCTTGTAG
- a CDS encoding MetS family NSS transporter small subunit, whose translation MSTSAIIMMCVGLGVTWGGAVFCIRLAMKKQGR comes from the coding sequence ATGTCCACATCCGCAATCATCATGATGTGTGTCGGCCTCGGCGTGACCTGGGGCGGCGCAGTCTTCTGCATCCGCCTGGCCATGAAGAAACAGGGCCGGTAA
- a CDS encoding sodium-dependent transporter produces the protein MAQREQWGSRAGFVLAAVGSAIGLGNIWRFPYMAYENGGGAFLIPYIFALLTAGIPFMILEFGLGHKFRGSAPKVFRALGAKWEWIGWMQVLVALIISIYYVAVIGWTINYTGFALDQSWGADPKAFFFGDYLGLTKSPLELGGIRWPILAACTLAWAITWLAITSGVRKGIERACKILIPLLFLLVLVLIVRVVNLPGAMDGLNYLFSPDFSKLADFSVWADAYGQIFFSLSIGFSIMLAYSSYLPKDSDINNNAAITVFINCGFSMLAGVMIFSVLGNMAHATGQAVSDVAGAGVGLAFITIPAAINTMPAPVFVGTLFFLCLTMAGVSSHISIVEAVCASFIDKFGMSRKRTATLICGFGFAMTVIFTTGGGLLILDIVDHFINNMCILGLALAEIFLMSYIVGLDNLNAHVNAISDFKVGTAWKLCLKLVTVAVLGYTFIMNVVTDLGTPYGGYSTQDLVALGWSLLPVAFVISIALNKRQPAYGFVRKD, from the coding sequence ATGGCTCAACGAGAACAATGGGGCTCCCGCGCAGGCTTTGTACTGGCGGCTGTCGGCTCCGCCATCGGACTGGGGAACATCTGGCGTTTCCCTTACATGGCCTATGAAAACGGCGGCGGCGCCTTTCTCATCCCCTACATCTTCGCCCTGCTCACCGCAGGCATTCCTTTCATGATCCTGGAATTCGGCCTGGGCCACAAGTTCCGCGGCTCTGCCCCCAAGGTCTTCCGCGCCCTGGGCGCAAAATGGGAATGGATCGGCTGGATGCAGGTTCTGGTGGCCCTGATCATTTCCATATACTACGTCGCGGTCATCGGCTGGACCATCAACTACACCGGATTTGCCCTCGACCAGTCGTGGGGAGCCGATCCCAAGGCGTTCTTCTTCGGTGACTACCTCGGCCTGACCAAATCGCCGCTCGAACTGGGCGGCATCCGCTGGCCCATCCTGGCCGCCTGCACCCTGGCCTGGGCCATCACCTGGCTGGCCATCACCTCGGGCGTGCGCAAGGGCATTGAGCGGGCCTGCAAGATTCTCATCCCGCTGCTGTTCCTGCTCGTGCTGGTGCTCATCGTCCGGGTGGTCAACCTGCCCGGCGCCATGGACGGCCTGAACTACCTGTTCAGCCCCGACTTCAGCAAGCTCGCCGACTTCTCTGTCTGGGCAGACGCCTACGGTCAGATATTCTTCTCCCTGTCCATCGGGTTCTCCATCATGCTGGCCTATTCCAGCTACCTTCCCAAGGACTCGGACATCAACAACAACGCTGCCATCACCGTGTTCATCAACTGCGGCTTTTCCATGCTGGCCGGCGTGATGATCTTCTCCGTGCTGGGCAACATGGCCCACGCCACAGGACAGGCGGTCTCCGACGTGGCCGGAGCAGGCGTGGGACTGGCCTTCATAACCATTCCGGCGGCCATCAACACCATGCCCGCCCCGGTGTTCGTGGGTACGCTCTTCTTCCTCTGCCTGACCATGGCGGGCGTCAGTTCCCACATCTCCATCGTGGAAGCGGTCTGCGCCTCGTTCATCGACAAGTTCGGCATGAGCCGCAAGCGGACCGCCACCCTGATCTGCGGCTTCGGCTTTGCCATGACCGTGATCTTCACCACCGGCGGAGGACTGCTCATCCTGGACATCGTCGACCACTTCATCAACAACATGTGCATCCTCGGACTGGCCCTGGCAGAAATATTCCTCATGAGCTACATCGTGGGCCTGGACAACCTGAACGCCCATGTCAACGCCATCTCCGACTTCAAGGTAGGCACCGCCTGGAAGCTCTGCCTCAAGCTGGTGACCGTGGCCGTGCTCGGCTACACCTTCATCATGAACGTGGTCACCGACCTGGGAACTCCCTACGGCGGCTATTCCACGCAGGATCTCGTCGCTCTGGGCTGGTCTCTCCTGCCCGTGGCCTTTGTCATATCCATAGCCCTGAACAAACGGCAGCCCGCATACGGCTTTGTCCGAAAAGACTAG
- a CDS encoding cytoplasmic protein — protein MYCLYAFNGEMMCFVHVLLNALDMKDKGTKAIIVFEGASVKLIPELENRDTPFSNLYFKAKDAGLIDGACKACSAKMGVLDAVREAGIPLLDDMSGHPSMSSYMVRGYTVLTF, from the coding sequence ATGTACTGTCTCTACGCTTTCAATGGTGAAATGATGTGTTTCGTCCATGTCCTGCTCAATGCCCTGGACATGAAGGACAAGGGGACCAAGGCGATCATCGTTTTTGAAGGCGCTTCGGTCAAGCTCATCCCGGAACTGGAAAACAGGGACACCCCCTTCAGCAATCTCTACTTCAAAGCCAAGGACGCCGGGTTGATAGACGGAGCGTGCAAGGCCTGCTCCGCCAAAATGGGCGTACTCGACGCAGTCAGGGAAGCGGGCATCCCGCTGCTGGACGACATGTCCGGCCACCCGTCCATGTCCAGCTACATGGTCCGGGGATACACCGTCCTGACCTTCTAG
- the prxU gene encoding thioredoxin-dependent peroxiredoxin (Most members of this family contain a selenocysteine.), translating to MPEMQDTTCVRPVAKVESVSEATEATPPANGKPQGGTMIRVGQKAPDFTAAAYLDGGFGTVTLSEYLGKWVVLCFYPGDFTFVUATEISAVAEKNEEFEKLDVQVLSMSTDSMFVHKMWDEHEISKMVTNGKIPFPMLSDGGGTVGSLYGVYDAAAGVDVRGRFLIDPAGIVQGFEVLAPPVGRSVSETLRQIQAFQLVHASKGTKATPSGWAPGKIVLNPGPALVGRVWKEWKVEMAFD from the coding sequence ATGCCTGAAATGCAAGACACCACATGTGTACGCCCTGTCGCCAAGGTGGAAAGCGTCAGCGAGGCCACCGAAGCAACCCCACCGGCAAACGGCAAGCCGCAAGGAGGCACCATGATACGAGTCGGTCAAAAAGCCCCGGACTTTACAGCTGCCGCCTATCTCGACGGCGGATTCGGCACCGTGACCCTTTCCGAATACCTCGGCAAATGGGTCGTGTTGTGTTTCTATCCCGGTGATTTCACTTTTGTTTGAGCAACCGAGATTTCTGCGGTCGCAGAAAAGAATGAAGAATTCGAAAAGCTCGACGTTCAGGTCCTGTCCATGTCAACGGATTCCATGTTCGTGCACAAGATGTGGGACGAACACGAAATTTCGAAAATGGTCACCAATGGAAAGATTCCCTTCCCCATGCTGTCCGATGGCGGCGGCACTGTCGGCTCCCTCTACGGCGTTTACGATGCAGCCGCAGGTGTCGATGTGCGGGGCCGCTTTCTGATCGACCCGGCTGGCATTGTCCAGGGATTCGAGGTGCTGGCCCCGCCCGTGGGTCGCAGCGTCTCCGAGACCCTGCGCCAGATTCAGGCCTTTCAGCTCGTTCACGCATCCAAGGGCACCAAGGCCACGCCTTCGGGCTGGGCCCCCGGCAAGATCGTGCTCAATCCGGGACCGGCCCTGGTGGGCAGGGTCTGGAAGGAATGGAAGGTCGAAATGGCTTTTGACTAA
- a CDS encoding bacteriohemerythrin, with amino-acid sequence MDQIIWVDKDSVGIPSIDTQHKQLVAITNTLFMAIMHDTSEDVLKDTLDALAYYANYHFAYEEKLLAEHGYPEDKLASHIAEHRELTRQVHTFIQEAKNDPGTLDIKVFGFLRDWMSCHLSETDSQYSAFLLKKGVR; translated from the coding sequence ATGGACCAGATTATATGGGTAGACAAAGATTCTGTCGGGATTCCATCCATCGACACCCAGCACAAGCAGCTTGTGGCCATAACCAACACGCTGTTTATGGCCATCATGCATGACACGAGCGAGGATGTCCTGAAAGATACTTTGGATGCGTTAGCCTACTATGCCAACTACCACTTCGCCTATGAAGAAAAGCTCCTCGCGGAACACGGATACCCAGAGGATAAACTCGCGTCCCACATCGCCGAACACCGGGAATTGACACGCCAGGTGCACACTTTTATTCAGGAAGCCAAGAACGATCCGGGGACACTGGACATCAAGGTTTTCGGTTTCCTCAGGGACTGGATGAGCTGTCACTTGAGTGAGACGGACAGCCAGTACAGCGCCTTTCTCCTGAAAAAGGGTGTTCGGTAG
- a CDS encoding DUF1499 domain-containing protein, with amino-acid sequence MKYILIGVALSVIGLLGLSRLSNRLPNGLGVSSGQLAQCPSSKNCVSSQSSDREKRVAPIKASGPSDIVMADLIHAIESMKGGRITALDGRYLRAEFTSRVWRFVDDLECYHDVEHGIIHVRSASRVGYSDFGTNRKRVEELRANMTAE; translated from the coding sequence ATGAAATATATCCTCATCGGCGTTGCATTGTCCGTGATCGGCCTGCTCGGCCTGTCCCGGCTCTCAAACAGGCTCCCGAACGGGCTGGGGGTCAGCAGCGGACAATTGGCGCAATGCCCCAGCAGCAAGAACTGCGTTTCCTCCCAGTCTTCGGACCGGGAGAAGCGAGTCGCCCCCATCAAGGCTTCCGGCCCGTCCGATATTGTCATGGCCGACCTCATTCACGCCATAGAATCCATGAAGGGAGGCCGGATAACGGCCCTGGACGGCCGCTACCTGCGAGCCGAGTTCACCAGTCGCGTATGGAGGTTTGTCGACGACCTCGAATGCTACCATGACGTGGAACACGGCATCATACATGTCCGGTCCGCATCGCGGGTCGGCTATTCGGATTTCGGGACCAACCGCAAACGCGTGGAGGAACTGCGGGCAAACATGACCGCCGAATGA
- a CDS encoding hemerythrin family protein, protein MWKTEYLLQLDEIDDQHKHFFALCGEVAQLAETATRKKESIVSTIKALGMLRAYAFLHFRTEEEIMLRHGFPKYLKHTGCHNNYLEKMIVYEKGFKALLENLDQNAEGGKLLKTFLKEVSEFVVEWWSTHIQEQDALYAVHIKEKKPQDLIPR, encoded by the coding sequence TTGTGGAAGACTGAATACCTGCTGCAACTTGATGAAATAGACGATCAGCATAAGCATTTTTTTGCCCTTTGCGGGGAAGTGGCTCAACTCGCTGAAACCGCCACACGCAAAAAGGAATCCATAGTCAGCACCATCAAGGCGCTGGGGATGTTGAGGGCATATGCTTTTCTTCATTTTCGGACAGAAGAAGAAATCATGCTGAGGCATGGATTTCCTAAGTATCTTAAGCACACAGGATGTCACAATAATTATCTTGAGAAGATGATAGTCTACGAAAAGGGTTTCAAAGCGCTGCTGGAGAATCTGGATCAGAATGCGGAAGGCGGCAAATTGCTCAAGACTTTTTTAAAGGAAGTCAGTGAGTTCGTGGTTGAGTGGTGGTCCACCCATATTCAGGAACAGGATGCTTTGTATGCGGTGCATATTAAAGAAAAGAAACCACAAGACCTGATTCCCCGGTAG
- the amrS gene encoding AmmeMemoRadiSam system radical SAM enzyme, with the protein MIEARLWKPLKNGMVQCRLCNHFCTIKPGVRGTCGVRENREGTLYSLNYGQIAALNLDPVEKKPLYHFQPGTKTFSFATMGCNLSCTFCQNWTLSQPPRTNGHIQGQKATPEELVTEALRLKAASISYTYSEPTIFFELMQDTARLAHDKGLKNIMVSNGYMSRECLEELAPLIDAINVDLKCFTEDFYQDVSGARLKPVLDNLKQIKHDLKWWLEVTTLLIPGKNDSPEELSQLTDFLVNEIGADTPWHISRFHPDYNMNDAPPTSGDSLETAYAVGKAKGLKYVYIGNMPGMDRQTTVCPDCGRELITRSGFALRSSGITNGKCDTCGATIHGVDMC; encoded by the coding sequence ATGATTGAAGCAAGACTCTGGAAACCGCTCAAGAACGGCATGGTCCAATGCCGCTTGTGCAACCATTTCTGCACCATCAAGCCGGGTGTGCGCGGCACCTGCGGTGTGCGTGAGAACCGGGAAGGCACCTTGTACTCCCTCAATTACGGCCAGATCGCCGCCCTGAACCTCGACCCGGTGGAAAAAAAACCGCTCTACCACTTCCAGCCCGGCACCAAGACGTTTTCCTTTGCCACCATGGGCTGCAACCTGAGCTGCACCTTCTGCCAGAACTGGACACTTTCACAGCCGCCGCGCACCAACGGGCATATCCAGGGCCAGAAAGCCACGCCAGAGGAGCTGGTGACCGAAGCCCTCAGACTCAAGGCCGCTTCCATATCCTACACCTACTCGGAACCGACCATATTTTTCGAGCTGATGCAGGACACGGCCCGGCTGGCACATGACAAGGGCCTGAAGAACATCATGGTTTCCAACGGCTACATGAGCCGGGAATGCCTTGAAGAACTCGCCCCCCTCATCGACGCCATCAACGTGGACCTGAAATGCTTTACCGAAGACTTCTACCAAGACGTCTCCGGGGCACGGCTCAAGCCGGTACTGGACAACCTCAAACAGATAAAACATGACCTCAAGTGGTGGCTGGAGGTGACCACCCTGCTCATCCCCGGCAAGAACGACTCGCCAGAGGAACTGAGCCAACTCACGGATTTCCTGGTCAACGAGATCGGCGCGGACACGCCATGGCATATCTCCCGCTTCCACCCTGACTACAACATGAACGACGCGCCTCCCACCTCCGGGGACTCCCTGGAAACGGCCTATGCCGTGGGAAAAGCCAAGGGGCTGAAATACGTCTACATCGGGAACATGCCCGGCATGGACCGACAGACCACGGTATGCCCCGACTGTGGCCGGGAACTCATCACCCGATCCGGGTTCGCCCTGCGCAGTTCCGGAATCACCAACGGAAAGTGCGACACATGCGGCGCCACCATTCACGGCGTGGACATGTGCTGA
- a CDS encoding DUF4198 domain-containing protein, producing the protein MIPVRLFLASLLCLTLGVSNAFAHDLWLNTTAVDSKTVRVEIGYGHDFPNPEPISEKRLGLFTTPKLITPQGEVALKQSGENYSYTADFALQSGSYLAVGNYKPTFWTNGHGGWEMNNRTQRPDAKYCELVSMHTKNIWSVGGDTSTELISKPVNAKMEFIPLVHPSTVKPGQKFPVKILVNGKPASTVEVKATFAGFSDEDCYAFTGRTNLEGVINIIPLKAGHWFAITKHTENHNDLKVCDETIYVSTLTFQINE; encoded by the coding sequence ATGATCCCTGTTCGCTTATTTCTCGCATCTCTGCTCTGCCTGACACTCGGTGTATCCAATGCCTTTGCCCATGACCTCTGGTTGAACACCACAGCTGTTGATTCAAAAACAGTACGAGTAGAAATCGGCTACGGGCATGACTTTCCAAACCCCGAACCCATCTCTGAAAAGCGGCTGGGACTTTTCACCACCCCAAAACTCATTACCCCGCAAGGTGAAGTGGCTTTGAAGCAATCCGGTGAAAACTATTCATACACCGCTGATTTTGCGCTACAGTCGGGCAGTTATCTTGCGGTGGGAAACTACAAGCCCACGTTTTGGACCAATGGTCACGGCGGCTGGGAAATGAACAACAGGACGCAAAGGCCGGATGCCAAGTATTGCGAGCTTGTCTCGATGCACACCAAAAACATATGGAGTGTTGGCGGCGACACAAGCACCGAACTTATTTCAAAGCCCGTCAACGCAAAGATGGAATTCATCCCGCTGGTGCATCCGTCCACGGTAAAGCCTGGCCAGAAATTTCCTGTCAAGATCCTCGTCAACGGAAAGCCCGCATCGACCGTGGAAGTCAAGGCAACCTTTGCCGGTTTTTCTGACGAAGATTGTTACGCATTCACCGGACGCACCAACCTTGAGGGGGTAATCAACATAATCCCGCTGAAAGCCGGACACTGGTTTGCCATCACGAAACACACGGAAAATCACAATGATCTCAAAGTCTGCGACGAAACCATCTACGTCAGCACGCTGACCTTCCAAATCAACGAATAA